The Bacteroidota bacterium sequence TTAATTTTTCGGAGAACTTTCAAGTTCTTCACTAATTGTAAATCTATTCCCAGTGAGGTGGTAATCGGTCTTAGGATGCTCAAAATATCTTTATCCATAACTTCTATTAATTTGGGGATTACTCCTAATTGTTCAATCGCTTTTATCAGTTCGTATTGGCACTCATTCACAATATCAACCTGTTCTATAAGCTTGGCCTGTAAAATAAATGCTGAGTATTTATCGACACACATTAAAAATCTGGGATAGTATGGGCGTGTATTTTTTTTCTCTTGAAGCGGATTGAAGGAATATGAACAATCGAATTCCCAGCCGACATCGGCAAAATGATATTTGCTTTTGATTCCATCCAATTGGTGATGCGGAATTCTTGATAGGTAAGATACATTTTTCTTTACCATTTTTGGCTGTACCCTCATATCTTGCCATTCAATACCATTTTGAACTGTTCGCAATCCTCTTACAAGATATTCATTTTTATTATCTGAAAATAGAATTTGTCTATTTTCTTTAAACCGTCCAGCGACTTCTTTTGCTTGCTGTAAACATAAAGTTAGAAACTGAATTTGTTCGGGAGATATAAACCACGGATAAAAGCCCGGCGTGTATTCGCGACACATCGGATAAGCGTACGAACCTTTAATGTTGAGTCCGAGAGATTTTATTGTATCTAAATCTATTTTCTCCAAAATATTTTTATTCTCAAACGAGATAATTAAACATTTTTGATAGAAAATCGAATCCGTTTTTTTTGATTTATCCGATAGAATCCTGTAATAGCTATCCAATCCTTCAGTTCCTAAATATACAATTAGTCCAAACATTTCGCGGTTCGCACCGATAACACAACAATAGCCGATTTCCTCGGTCGCAGGATTCTGGACGCCAAAAATATCTGTATCATCCATCCAGTCCCAGCAACCGAAGTCTCTGAAATCAAGAGCGGCATTGTATAAAGATTTTAAATCTTGTGTTGAAGGTTTATTTTGTGTTGTCATAATAATTTGCCTGTCTATTTACCAAACTGTTGAAACAGTTTATATTTTACTATTGTTACTTTTAACCGTTTCAACGGTTTATCTACAAAAATCTTATTCTTGCTTCCCTCTCATCGAATCCCAGATGAAGTAAGCTGCAATACCGAGGAACATAAATACTGCTAACAACTCACCGCCAAAAGTTTCACTCCAGTGCCAGCCAAAGTTTTCGTAATTGAAGTTGAAATATTTCAACGTTGCACTAACAACGCCCATAATAGCGCCGCCGGCGATAAAGCCCGATGCAATCAAAGTTCCGCGTTCACGGCGAGCATTGTTTAACGGCTCATCTTTCGTTCGTGTAGAAACGATGTGCGCAATTACTCCGCCCAGCAGGATCGGCGTGTTTAATTCTAACGGAATGTACATGCCGAGCGCGAAGGCAAGCGGCGGTACGTTTATCATTTGTAAAGTAAGAGCAACTAAAGCACCCGCAATATACAATGCCCAAGGCGCCGGCATCTCGGACATCAACGGTTTAATTACGGCTGCCATAGCATTTGCCTGCGGTGCAACAAGCGCTCCTTCGCCAACGAAACCGTAAGTTTCGTTCAGTAGCATAATTACTAATCCAACAGTTGCGGCTGCGACGATTGTTCCTAAAAATTTATATGACTGTTGCTTTATTGGTGTAGTGCCGAGCCAGTAACCAATTTTCAAATCGGTAATGAAGCCGCCAGCCATCGAGAGGGCAGTGCAAACCACACCGCCAATGATTAGCGCTGAAACCATTCCTGCGCTCCCTTTCAAGCCAATAGATACGAGTATGAATGAAGACAAAATTAAAGTCATTAAAGTCATTCCCGACACCGGATTAGTGCCAACGATTGCAATAGCGCGGGCTGATACGGTTGTAAATAAAAATGCGACAATTAAAACTATTAACAAAGCAGTAACCGCGAACCACACAGTATCTACAACAGCAACGGCGAAGAAAATAAATATGAATACTGCCAGCACTGCTATTAATCCTACAACTAATCCCATCGAGAGTTCTTTATCTGTACGAACGATGGTTCGCTCGGCGATATGTTTTTTTCTGAAAATTTCTTCGAATGCGAGTTTGAAAGCACCGCCGATAATTTTTCGGGATTTATAAATACCTATCATACCCGCCATTGCGATACCTCCGATACCGATGTGACGCACATAAGCTCTGAATATTTCGTCAGCGCTCATCTGACCGATAAGTTTCGTCGCTGTTGAACCTAACGTTACAGTTAATTCGCTGCCTACATAAGAGAAAACGGGAATAAGCAAAAACCACGAAAAGAATGAACCCGCTGCAATGATTGCCGCATATTTTAAACCGACAATATAACCAAGCCCTAAAACCGCTGCACCGACATTGAGTTTGCCTTCAAGTTTATAAACATCCGAGAGTTTATCAAAGAAAGGTAAAATTTTTGTACTGAAAACTTCTTTCCAGGCACCGAATGTTTGAATCGCGAAATCGTACAATCCACCGATTACTGCGGCAGAAACAAGTACTTTAGCTTGGTTACCGCCTTTCTCACCGGCTACTAAAATCTCAGTTGTAGCTGTGGCTTCCGGAAACGGAAACTGTCCGTGCATTTCCTGAACAAAATATTTTCTGAATGGAATTAAAAATAGAATACCAAGAAATCCGCCAAAAAGGGAGGCAAAAAAGATTTGCCAGAAAGTTGGTATTATATCAATTGTCCCTTCGCCGTGAAGAATGTAAAGTGCGGGGATTGTGAAAATAGCCCCCGCTACAACTACACCCGACGCAGCGCCGATAGATTGAATTATAACATTCTCTGATAAAGCATTCTTACGTTTCGTGATTGCTGCCAAACCGACTGCGATGATTGCGATTGGAATAGCTGCTTCAAAAACTTGTCCTATCTTTAATCCTAAATAAGCTGCGGCGGCTGAAAATACTGCAGCCATAATCAAACCCCATGTCAACGACCATGGTGTAACTTCCGGAATTATAGTCTCTGCCGGAACGACCGGAATATATTTCTCGCCCGGTTTTAACTCTTTGTAAGCATTTGGTGGTAAACTACGCGTTGTTGGTTCCATTTAGATCTCCTGTGATTAATTTATCGAATCAATAACATTTTCTTGATTGAGGTATAATTATTTGCATTCAACGAGTTGGATGAACTCACCACAAGTTTATAAAAATAAACACCCGTAGGCAATCCGCCTGCGGCGGATTCAGCATTAAACTCGATAGATTTATTACCGGCAATCTGGAATTCATTTAATAATTTTGCTACTTCTCTTCCTATTAGATCATATATCTTCAAGGTTACATGGCAATTTTCGGGTAATTGGTATTTAATGATTGTTGTAGGATTAAATGGATTAGGATAGTTCTGAAAGAGTTGATACTGTATCGGCATTTGCTCAGATTCACTTACCGATAATGGATTCTTTGTATACTTGATAACAACTGGGACAGCCCAATTATCATATTTTAAAAGATTACCTACTACGTAAAAAATATCTGTACCGTGCAAAGAAATAGCAATAGCCCCTTCGTTTGCATACCAAGGGCTATCGTGATGTACGACTGTTTTCAGATTACCATCCTTGTCATATTGTATCGTGAGAATAATATCATAAGAATTAATACCCTTTGTTTTTCCTGTAATATACACATTTCCAAATCCATCCACAGTAATATCCGATGGATAATCGTCTGAGTTTGTTTCTCCATTGTATCTTACTACCCAAATCTGTTCTCCATTTGGATTTAATTTCAGTGTAAAAATATCTTGATTGTTATCGTAACTATAGCCGGTTACATAAATATTAGAGGAGTCGTCAAGTGTAAGTGCTACCGGAACATCATTCCCATATCTACGGTAATCGTAACTATTTTCCCAAAGGACATTTCCCAATGCATCATATTTAAAAACTAAGCATATATCATTAATGCTCGTTCCAATTACATACACATTGCCCAAATCATCCGCTTTAATACCTTTAGCAAAATCATCTTTATCCAAAACACTGCTATAGGTCTTAGTCCATTTGTGTGTTCCATTCGAATCGTATGCTATTGTTATAAAATCGTATGATGTTCCAGATCTTTTTGTATTCCCAACGACATAAACATAACCACGCTTATCAACATCTAAACTGACAGCATAATCATCCGAATTGTTTCCTGGTGCACTATACCGAGCTACCCATACCTGATTACCATTAGCATCGTATTTGATAGTAGCAATATCAGACCAACCGACTTCATCAGAACTAGATCCAGTTACATATACATGCCCATTATCATCAACTTTAATTGCAGATGTAATATCAGATAGTATATTAGGTCCAAAATATTTTCTTATCCATTTTATATCACCTGAACTATCGTACTTTATCGTCGTATAACATAAATACCAAGAACCCCAAAAAGTTTCATGACCAGTTACATAAACATTTCCCTGTTTATCCACAGTAATAGCTACTGGTTCATCCATTAAATTTGCTGCTCCATTATAACGTTTTTCCCAGCAAATATTACCGGTTGGGCTATATTTTATGGTTAGAAAATCGTATTTCGTGTTTAAACCTTCACTTTTCGACAAAACGTAAAGATACCCTTTATTATCGATAGTTGCATCAACAGCAGCGGTTTTAGAAATTGTACCACCATTATATCCCGAAGTCCATTTTTTCATTCCGTCCGCGTCGATCTTCATCGTTATATAATCTTCGGCTGTTGTATTCTTCCAGTTATAACCTGTTACATATAAATTCCCCTTCGAATCAATATTCATTGCCGAAGTATAACCGTACACATACGGAGGCTCAAGAAAATTCAATGTATATATCTGGTTACCGAGTGTGTCATATTTAATTAGGGCTTTATTACTTAGGGCGTAAATGTATCCTAAGCTATCCAACTCGATTCCTCGTGCGTCATCACCCGCTTCATAATTATACCTCGCAACCCAGCGAATATTTCCACCGCGATCGAGTTTTATTGTCGCAACATCATGTCCATTTACATTTCCACTACTTCTTCCTGTAACATATACGTTTTCTTCATTATCAACAATTATATCTTTACCATAATCTTCAGTTGAATAACCAATAACATCGTTATCATATCTTCTCATCCATATTTGATTACCTGAACTATCGTATTTTACGATAAGATAATCATACCACCATGGATTTCCAGAAATAGTACCAATTGTGTAAACATTCCCTTTATCATCAACCACAATACCGTCTGACCAATTACAAGGATTACCACCGCTATTGTACTGAACCGCCCAAAGTTGGGTTCCATTCTTATCATATTTCACGGTATAATGATCCCACCATAAACCGCGATACCCAGAGCTACTTCCTGTTACATATACATTTCCAGAATTATCAATATCAATCGCTTTCGCAGCATTATATGAATTCCATGTGCCAGGTCCACTAAAAGTATTATACCAGAGTTTAAATCCATCTGTATCGTACTTAATTGTTTTATAATCGGCGTCGGCATTTCCGTCAGAACTCGAACCTGTTATATATACATTACCAATCTTATCCACCTTCATTGCGGTCGGGCTCATAGCCTCTTTGGCAATCCAAAGCTGTTCGCCCCCTGAATTATATTTTACAGTAACCGTATGAATATAAGAGCTCCGTCCCGTTACATATATATTACCCGAACCATCGATATCGAGAGCTACCGCGAAATCATCCGAATGGTTTTGACCGTCGAATATTACAGCCCATAGTCCGTTTCCTGTGGAATCATATTTAATTGTAACGATATCATAACCGTTTGGTAAATTCTCACTCGACCCCGTTACATATACATTTCCTAAACGATCGGTCTTTACGGCTATAGCCTTATCAATTTTTGGGATTTGCCCCGAAAGATAATATTTAGCCCATTCCATTTTTAGGGAGTCATTATTAACACTTGAGATAATCCGGGAATCATTTTCTGTCGAACGAGTACCTGATGATTTGTGTAGTTCATTGGGTAATTGAATATTGTAATAATTCCACCAAAACGGATTGTATTCACTTTTATTACGTTCAATGTAATCTGGTAAGTATTGTGAAAGAAGAAATTCTTTCGGGCTGATTAATAATAGGAAAATGATAATAAATTTCTGAAATTTCATTATATTTTTCATAAAAAAATGGGATCCATTTGAAAGTTATTTAATTACTACAGTATGTATCTACTCAAATCTCTATTCTTCACGATTCTTGCAAGTTTGTCCTGAACCATTTATATTTCCTAACGATTTATAAAAATTAAATTTATCGAATTAATACCATTTTCTTGACTGAGGTGTAACTACTTGCATTCAATGGATTCGATGAACTCACCACCAATTTATAAAAATAAACGCCACTTGTCAAATTTATTGCATCAAATTCTACAGATTTATATCCTGCTTCTTGGAATCCATCAACCAACTTCGCAACCTCTTTGCCTAATACATCATATATTTTTAAGGTTACGTAGCCGT is a genomic window containing:
- a CDS encoding oligopeptide transporter, OPT family; this encodes MEPTTRSLPPNAYKELKPGEKYIPVVPAETIIPEVTPWSLTWGLIMAAVFSAAAAYLGLKIGQVFEAAIPIAIIAVGLAAITKRKNALSENVIIQSIGAASGVVVAGAIFTIPALYILHGEGTIDIIPTFWQIFFASLFGGFLGILFLIPFRKYFVQEMHGQFPFPEATATTEILVAGEKGGNQAKVLVSAAVIGGLYDFAIQTFGAWKEVFSTKILPFFDKLSDVYKLEGKLNVGAAVLGLGYIVGLKYAAIIAAGSFFSWFLLIPVFSYVGSELTVTLGSTATKLIGQMSADEIFRAYVRHIGIGGIAMAGMIGIYKSRKIIGGAFKLAFEEIFRKKHIAERTIVRTDKELSMGLVVGLIAVLAVFIFIFFAVAVVDTVWFAVTALLIVLIVAFLFTTVSARAIAIVGTNPVSGMTLMTLILSSFILVSIGLKGSAGMVSALIIGGVVCTALSMAGGFITDLKIGYWLGTTPIKQQSYKFLGTIVAAATVGLVIMLLNETYGFVGEGALVAPQANAMAAVIKPLMSEMPAPWALYIAGALVALTLQMINVPPLAFALGMYIPLELNTPILLGGVIAHIVSTRTKDEPLNNARRERGTLIASGFIAGGAIMGVVSATLKYFNFNYENFGWHWSETFGGELLAVFMFLGIAAYFIWDSMRGKQE
- a CDS encoding SBBP repeat-containing protein, yielding MKFQKFIIIFLLLISPKEFLLSQYLPDYIERNKSEYNPFWWNYYNIQLPNELHKSSGTRSTENDSRIISSVNNDSLKMEWAKYYLSGQIPKIDKAIAVKTDRLGNVYVTGSSENLPNGYDIVTIKYDSTGNGLWAVIFDGQNHSDDFAVALDIDGSGNIYVTGRSSYIHTVTVKYNSGGEQLWIAKEAMSPTAMKVDKIGNVYITGSSSDGNADADYKTIKYDTDGFKLWYNTFSGPGTWNSYNAAKAIDIDNSGNVYVTGSSSGYRGLWWDHYTVKYDKNGTQLWAVQYNSGGNPCNWSDGIVVDDKGNVYTIGTISGNPWWYDYLIVKYDSSGNQIWMRRYDNDVIGYSTEDYGKDIIVDNEENVYVTGRSSGNVNGHDVATIKLDRGGNIRWVARYNYEAGDDARGIELDSLGYIYALSNKALIKYDTLGNQIYTLNFLEPPYVYGYTSAMNIDSKGNLYVTGYNWKNTTAEDYITMKIDADGMKKWTSGYNGGTISKTAAVDATIDNKGYLYVLSKSEGLNTKYDFLTIKYSPTGNICWEKRYNGAANLMDEPVAITVDKQGNVYVTGHETFWGSWYLCYTTIKYDSSGDIKWIRKYFGPNILSDITSAIKVDDNGHVYVTGSSSDEVGWSDIATIKYDANGNQVWVARYSAPGNNSDDYAVSLDVDKRGYVYVVGNTKRSGTSYDFITIAYDSNGTHKWTKTYSSVLDKDDFAKGIKADDLGNVYVIGTSINDICLVFKYDALGNVLWENSYDYRRYGNDVPVALTLDDSSNIYVTGYSYDNNQDIFTLKLNPNGEQIWVVRYNGETNSDDYPSDITVDGFGNVYITGKTKGINSYDIILTIQYDKDGNLKTVVHHDSPWYANEGAIAISLHGTDIFYVVGNLLKYDNWAVPVVIKYTKNPLSVSESEQMPIQYQLFQNYPNPFNPTTIIKYQLPENCHVTLKIYDLIGREVAKLLNEFQIAGNKSIEFNAESAAGGLPTGVYFYKLVVSSSNSLNANNYTSIKKMLLIR